Genomic DNA from Urocitellus parryii isolate mUroPar1 chromosome 5, mUroPar1.hap1, whole genome shotgun sequence:
GCCACACCTGCTACACCTACCATGACCCTCACCAGCCCTCCTCTTAGGCACCTAGTAGGGCTCCCTCCTCTAAGGGAAACTGGGACTCTGTCCCtatcctgggaaaactggacaggCTCTTGAGTGAGAGGGCCAAGGGAGATCAGAATCACCCTGACCaacactgccaccaccaccctcccaccccaggaGCTCCTGATTACACAGTTGAGCAAAGGGGACAGATGGGAAGACTTTCCCCACCCAGCTCTGAGCTGGCCTTGGCCTCAAGTTACCTTGTCCTTGGGCCACCCAGGCCCTTCCTTCCAGATGGTTCCTGTCCTTGGAGAGACAGAGGCAAGAGACCCAGACAGCCCCCACAGCTGGGAGTCTTCAGCACCACTTCCTGGAGCGTGGTGCTCCTGAGGCCCCCCAGCTGCTGGGAACCTTGCCATCCACACACCCTTAACATACCACACAATGCTCTGTGCTCTGGGCTACATTTGTTCCCCAAAACTGAGTAAGGGATGGGGCCCCAGCACACTTGCCCACACCCCAGAGTCACCCAGAACAGCCCCCTCCCAGGAGGTCTCAAGTAGGAAGCCACAGTGAGGAATCTTACTCAAACCCCCTTCCAGGAAAAAAGCTACCAAGAGAGGAAAGGCACACTGAAGCCCTAGGCTGGGCTACTGCCCTTCTGGCCCGTTTCCCCTGAGCCTCCTGTGCAAAGGCAGCAGGGGCCTGCTGGCTGGGGCCTCAGTACCTGGGGGTTCTGGGGTGGTACAGAACATGGGGAGACTGTCTCAGGGCAGAAGGGCTCCAAAGCACACTGTGGGCCCTTCAGACTACCTCCTCTTAGGTCCACCTGCCTCCCTCTCCCACAATTACACAGTGGCCATCTGTTCCCAGAAGGGGAGGGGGACTTAGGGCACTCAGTGCTACAAGAGAGACAAAACGGGAGGAGGCAGAGGCACACAGCTGGTAGACTAAGCTGGGAATCAGACTTCCTCAAGACCTGAATCTCCAAAGATAGCTGCCTGGCTGCATCCACAGAGGCCTCCGGCAGTAAGGTTACCACAGTCCCCCTGACACCTGGCCCCCTCTTACTGCACCCAAGCCCTCTCACCTGTGCAGGCACAAGAGCGCTGGGGAAGGGCCCCCAGCCCAGCAGCAGCGATGCGTATGCTCAGTGGCTGTGGAAGCGCGGAAGGGGCTGGGATCCCAGGGCACTGCCAGACACCTAGGAGTCATCATCACCTGTGCTGCCACCAGTCTCAGCCTCATGGGACCCTCGCCGCTCATGTGCCAGCAGTGCTGTCAGGCCCTGGGCTCGGAGCAGCAGGCCGCCACCCAGGAACAGGACCCCGCAAAACACAAGCAGCGACAGCACACCAAGCACCACTGCCTGCATCACACGCGGCCCCTCAGAGGGCTCCAGCAGCAGCCCAGACTGGTTGCAGCAGCTCAGCCAGGCGGCCTGGGCCGC
This window encodes:
- the Smim41 gene encoding small integral membrane protein 41, giving the protein MNSSQAGPAAQAAWLSCCNQSGLLLEPSEGPRVMQAVVLGVLSLLVFCGVLFLGGGLLLRAQGLTALLAHERRGSHEAETGGSTGDDDS